The Labeo rohita strain BAU-BD-2019 chromosome 19, IGBB_LRoh.1.0, whole genome shotgun sequence genome window below encodes:
- the eno2 gene encoding gamma-enolase isoform X1 codes for MSIVSIVAREILDSRGNPTVEVDLRTDKGLFRAAVPSGASTGIYEALELRDGDKSRYKGKGVLKAVGHINDTLGPALIASEISVVEQEKLDNMMIEMDGTENKSQFGANAILGVSLAICKAGAAEKGVPLYRHIADLAGNTELVLPVPAFNVINGGSHAGNKLAMQEFMVLPVGAESFRDALRVGAELYQTLKGVIKEKYGQDATNVGDEGGFAPNILENSEALELIKTAIDKAGFTDKVVIGMDVAASEFYREGKYDLDFKSPPNPDRHITSDELLEIYQTFVNDYPVVSIEDPFDQDDWAAWTNMTGSMGIQIVGDDLTVTNPKRIEKAAEDRACNCLLLKVNQIGSVTEAIQACKLAQANGWGVMVSHRSGETEDTFIADLVVGLCTGQIKTGAPCRSERLAKYNQLMRIEEELGDQARFAGHNFRNPSAL; via the exons CTGTTCAGGGCTGCGGTGCCTAGTGGAGCGTCAACAGGCATCTACGAGGCTCTGGAACTCAGAGATGGAGACAAGAGCCGTTACAAGGGCAAAG GTGTACTAAAGGCTGTTGGTCACATTAATGACACTCTTGGACCAGCCCTCATCGCATCT GAGATCAGTGTGGTGGAGCAGGAAAAACTGGACAACATGATGATCGAAATGGACGGCACAGAGAACAAAT CTCAGTTTGGTGCAAACGCCATCCTGGGAGTGTCTCTGGCCATCTGCAAGGCCGGTGCGGCAGAAAAAGGCGTCCCTCTGTATCGTCATATTGCTGATCTGGCAGGAAACACAGAACTAGTGCTGCCAGTTCCT GCCTTTAATGTAATCAACGGAGGCTCCCATGCTGGAAACAAGCTCGCCATGCAGGAATTCATGGTGCTTCCTGTGGGGGCCGAGTCGTTCCGTGACGCCCTGCGCGTCGGAGCCGAACTCTACCAGACGCTGAAGGGTGTCATCAAGGAGAAGTACGGCCAAGACGCCACCAATGTCGGTGACGAGGGAGGATTCGCTCCAAACATCCTGGAGAACAGTGAAG CACTTGAGTTGATAAAGACGGCCATAGACAAGGCCGGGTTCACAGATAAAGTCGTGATTGGGATGGATGTAGCCGCTTCTGAGTTCTACCGTGAGGGGAAGTACGACCTCGACTTCAAGTCCCCTCCAAACCCAGACAGACACATCACCAGCGATGAGCTGTTAGAGATCTACCAGACGTTTGTCAACGATTATCCAG TGGTGTCCATTGAGGACCCATTTGATCAGGACGACTGGGCCGCTTGGACTAACATGACAGGTTCCATGGGTATCCAGATTGTGGGCGACGACTTGACCGTGACAAACCCAAAGAGGATAGAGAAGGCTGCGGAAGACCGCGCATGCAACTGTCTGCTCCTGAAGGTCAACCAGATCGGCAGTGTCACAGAGGCCATCCAGGC ATGTAAGCTCGCTCAGGCCAACGGATGGGGCGTGATGGTCAGCCATCGCTCAGGAGAGACAGAAGACACTTTTATTGCTGATCTAGTGGTGGGACTCTGCACTGGACAG ataaagaCAGGAGCTCCATGTAGATCTGAGCGTCTCGCCAAATACAACCAACTTATGAG GATTGAAGAAGAATTGGGCGATCAGGCTCGATTCGCCGGGCACAATTTCAGAAACCCTAGCGCTCTGTGA
- the eno2 gene encoding gamma-enolase isoform X2 — MMIEMDGTENKSQFGANAILGVSLAICKAGAAEKGVPLYRHIADLAGNTELVLPVPAFNVINGGSHAGNKLAMQEFMVLPVGAESFRDALRVGAELYQTLKGVIKEKYGQDATNVGDEGGFAPNILENSEALELIKTAIDKAGFTDKVVIGMDVAASEFYREGKYDLDFKSPPNPDRHITSDELLEIYQTFVNDYPVVSIEDPFDQDDWAAWTNMTGSMGIQIVGDDLTVTNPKRIEKAAEDRACNCLLLKVNQIGSVTEAIQACKLAQANGWGVMVSHRSGETEDTFIADLVVGLCTGQIKTGAPCRSERLAKYNQLMRIEEELGDQARFAGHNFRNPSAL; from the exons ATGATGATCGAAATGGACGGCACAGAGAACAAAT CTCAGTTTGGTGCAAACGCCATCCTGGGAGTGTCTCTGGCCATCTGCAAGGCCGGTGCGGCAGAAAAAGGCGTCCCTCTGTATCGTCATATTGCTGATCTGGCAGGAAACACAGAACTAGTGCTGCCAGTTCCT GCCTTTAATGTAATCAACGGAGGCTCCCATGCTGGAAACAAGCTCGCCATGCAGGAATTCATGGTGCTTCCTGTGGGGGCCGAGTCGTTCCGTGACGCCCTGCGCGTCGGAGCCGAACTCTACCAGACGCTGAAGGGTGTCATCAAGGAGAAGTACGGCCAAGACGCCACCAATGTCGGTGACGAGGGAGGATTCGCTCCAAACATCCTGGAGAACAGTGAAG CACTTGAGTTGATAAAGACGGCCATAGACAAGGCCGGGTTCACAGATAAAGTCGTGATTGGGATGGATGTAGCCGCTTCTGAGTTCTACCGTGAGGGGAAGTACGACCTCGACTTCAAGTCCCCTCCAAACCCAGACAGACACATCACCAGCGATGAGCTGTTAGAGATCTACCAGACGTTTGTCAACGATTATCCAG TGGTGTCCATTGAGGACCCATTTGATCAGGACGACTGGGCCGCTTGGACTAACATGACAGGTTCCATGGGTATCCAGATTGTGGGCGACGACTTGACCGTGACAAACCCAAAGAGGATAGAGAAGGCTGCGGAAGACCGCGCATGCAACTGTCTGCTCCTGAAGGTCAACCAGATCGGCAGTGTCACAGAGGCCATCCAGGC ATGTAAGCTCGCTCAGGCCAACGGATGGGGCGTGATGGTCAGCCATCGCTCAGGAGAGACAGAAGACACTTTTATTGCTGATCTAGTGGTGGGACTCTGCACTGGACAG ataaagaCAGGAGCTCCATGTAGATCTGAGCGTCTCGCCAAATACAACCAACTTATGAG GATTGAAGAAGAATTGGGCGATCAGGCTCGATTCGCCGGGCACAATTTCAGAAACCCTAGCGCTCTGTGA